Proteins encoded by one window of Rubidibacter lacunae KORDI 51-2:
- a CDS encoding TAXI family TRAP transporter solute-binding subunit: MNSNKKALWLFACGLALSAMSAVAVRAQSLYTIGTGGVTGVYYPVGGATSRIVNEADVGIRLTVESTGGSVFNVKAIAAEQLDLAVAQSDVVYQAFNGEAAFEGAAVEKLRSVMGLHPEPLHLVCRADAGVNSFRDIEGKRINIGNPGSGQLNIVRAMLAAYGMEESDFTAQYLKAAEAPDLLRDGRGDCFFYAVGIGAAAIRDISANTNVKIVPLKDSVLDGLIEQSPYFAYATLPAGTYTGQDTELTLFGVKALFVTSTDLSDDVVYKIVKSVLDNFDNFQATHPALANLTPQAALQGLGAPLHPGAARAYREAGFAVE; encoded by the coding sequence ATGAACTCGAATAAGAAGGCATTGTGGCTATTTGCCTGCGGATTAGCCTTGTCTGCTATGTCAGCTGTAGCTGTCCGGGCGCAGAGCCTATACACCATCGGTACTGGGGGGGTTACTGGGGTTTACTACCCCGTTGGCGGCGCAACATCAAGAATTGTTAACGAAGCCGATGTTGGCATCCGTTTGACGGTTGAGTCTACGGGAGGATCGGTTTTCAACGTCAAAGCGATCGCCGCAGAACAGCTCGACCTAGCTGTTGCTCAGTCTGATGTCGTTTACCAGGCATTCAACGGCGAGGCGGCCTTTGAAGGTGCCGCAGTTGAAAAGTTGCGCAGCGTAATGGGGCTCCACCCCGAGCCGCTACATTTAGTCTGCAGGGCGGATGCTGGTGTCAATAGCTTCCGCGACATTGAAGGCAAACGCATTAACATTGGTAATCCCGGCTCGGGGCAGTTGAATATCGTACGTGCCATGCTGGCAGCCTATGGCATGGAAGAAAGCGACTTCACAGCACAGTATCTGAAGGCAGCTGAGGCTCCCGACCTGTTGCGCGACGGGCGAGGCGACTGCTTCTTTTACGCGGTCGGTATCGGCGCGGCGGCAATCCGAGATATCTCCGCGAATACCAACGTCAAGATCGTTCCCCTGAAGGACTCGGTTCTAGACGGACTCATCGAGCAATCGCCCTACTTTGCCTACGCCACCCTGCCTGCCGGCACCTACACCGGACAGGACACCGAACTGACTCTTTTTGGCGTCAAGGCGCTCTTCGTGACCAGTACCGACCTTAGCGACGATGTTGTTTACAAAATCGTCAAATCCGTTCTGGACAACTTCGACAACTTCCAAGCTACCCACCCGGCTTTGGCGAATCTGACGCCGCAAGCTGCCTTGCAAGGTTTGGGAGCCCCGCTGCATCCCGGTGCCGCCCGAGCTTACAGAGAAGCAGGTTTTGCAGTTGAATAA
- a CDS encoding glycoside hydrolase family 15 protein: MPTTRDRLNAYAAQIQDIILCRQHPVTGLLPASTSVNAHGDYTDAWVRDNAYSILAVWGLALAYRRHDPDSSTGFELEHSVIKLMRGLLYSMMRQSDKVEAFKHIQTPRNALHAKYGTTTGRTVVGDDEWGHLQLDATSLYLLVLAQMTASGVQIIYTLDEVNFIQNLVYYIGRAYRTPDYGIWERGHKINHGAPELNASSVGMAKAALEALQGLDLFGTRGSPASAIHVLPDEIARSRLTLESLLPRESSSKETDAALLSVIGFPAFAIEDRALVERTRAKIVASLQGNYGCKRFLRDGHQTSIEDTSRLHYEPYELQQFEHIECEWPLFFAYLMLDALFSGDLDRVREYRDRLQRVSVKRDGWELLPEVYYVPSDRIDAERARPYSQQRLPNENLPLVWAQSLYLLGQMLADGTISPGDIDPLGRHLKVGRDRAAVVQIALLAEDEALQSQLADHNIATETPQQVEPIQIRRATDLVTTYGQVGRNDALGLSGLPHRRLRSLTTSRAFRICGDTIVFLPAFLDEQQFYLTFDYHFTIDLLKSELAYLQRQWSDLGRPMMTLLLTHRMLASSDEEPGDRGMLEPFLELLQELKAGECNGVCVKLGRLQQLLLTASSERIDSLNNIRLADAAVKNARPRPQHLPHCPERCGPLSHTQEFALECETNLSLLLSTLQSSPNLYEQVELLQALVRLQGVKFDTGFGGPERRVTVAMLLEEVYAKAGSSEVTGTIHWSVVRRCAGLLGKIDIGLSDAVTDILVHGKQIAVGRSYDEGSAIHQPMSRQEIYDRICQYCREDIGDRVLTQEILIYLSAIVRSEPKLLDGLLMLRVGFLILLLASELGQEHVIPQDDAYNLLMKLPPSQIQRRLRRVLESYDSTYAMLQKQESLHARTPLGSIDVIVRSVEPDAEAENTTEGWLRWRQLTGALNRVPKDFYPSVWQLLKGCPGIVIGDKFERRNRLESKRLLSEMTPGEKNFALRVEHLLNKIDSPEYRQVTIEALVELSALFERNPELHIEEYLVLDVLVGHAVRLAWLDEHPGREADYDSEKALAWRAFYDKSPRDCARYIADALRYLAQLAER, from the coding sequence ATGCCTACCACTCGCGATCGCCTCAATGCTTACGCCGCGCAGATTCAAGACATCATTCTCTGCCGGCAGCATCCAGTCACAGGCTTGCTGCCGGCAAGTACTTCAGTGAACGCTCATGGCGATTACACCGATGCCTGGGTGCGCGATAACGCTTACAGCATCCTGGCCGTGTGGGGACTGGCACTTGCCTATCGCCGTCACGATCCCGACAGCTCAACGGGCTTCGAACTCGAGCACAGCGTCATCAAACTCATGCGCGGGCTGCTCTACAGCATGATGCGTCAGTCCGACAAGGTCGAGGCGTTCAAGCACATTCAGACCCCGCGCAACGCGTTGCACGCTAAGTACGGCACGACGACCGGCCGTACGGTCGTCGGAGACGACGAGTGGGGCCATCTGCAGTTAGATGCAACTTCGCTCTATCTGCTGGTTTTGGCGCAGATGACGGCATCCGGCGTGCAGATTATTTACACCCTGGATGAGGTGAACTTCATTCAAAACCTGGTCTATTACATCGGTCGCGCTTATCGCACGCCAGACTATGGCATTTGGGAGCGCGGCCACAAAATCAACCACGGCGCGCCGGAGCTGAATGCTAGCTCGGTGGGAATGGCAAAGGCTGCGTTGGAAGCCTTGCAGGGTCTCGACCTATTCGGGACGCGCGGCTCGCCAGCATCGGCAATTCACGTTTTGCCTGACGAAATCGCCCGATCGCGTCTCACCTTGGAGTCGTTGCTGCCCCGCGAGTCCAGTTCCAAAGAAACCGATGCCGCGTTGTTAAGCGTCATTGGCTTCCCGGCCTTCGCGATTGAAGATCGAGCCTTGGTGGAGCGGACGCGTGCCAAGATCGTAGCTAGCCTGCAAGGGAACTACGGTTGCAAGCGATTTCTGCGCGACGGGCACCAAACCTCGATTGAAGATACATCGCGTTTGCACTACGAACCCTACGAATTGCAGCAGTTCGAGCATATCGAGTGCGAGTGGCCGCTATTTTTTGCGTATCTGATGCTGGATGCCCTCTTTAGCGGCGATCTGGACCGAGTCCGCGAGTATCGCGATCGCCTACAACGCGTCAGCGTCAAGCGCGACGGCTGGGAGCTGCTGCCAGAGGTGTATTACGTGCCCAGCGATCGCATCGACGCCGAGCGCGCGCGTCCTTACTCGCAACAGCGCCTCCCGAATGAGAATCTACCGCTGGTATGGGCGCAAAGCTTGTATTTGCTGGGGCAAATGCTCGCGGACGGCACGATCTCGCCCGGCGATATCGACCCGCTGGGACGGCATTTGAAGGTCGGCCGCGATCGCGCGGCTGTCGTGCAGATTGCGTTATTGGCAGAAGACGAAGCCTTGCAGTCGCAACTTGCCGACCACAACATTGCAACGGAAACACCGCAGCAGGTTGAGCCAATTCAAATTCGCCGAGCCACCGATCTCGTGACGACCTACGGACAGGTCGGGCGCAACGATGCTCTGGGGTTGAGCGGCTTGCCGCACCGGCGCTTGCGCAGTTTGACGACCTCGCGTGCGTTCCGTATCTGCGGCGATACCATTGTGTTTTTGCCTGCCTTCCTCGACGAACAGCAGTTTTATCTCACGTTCGACTACCACTTCACTATCGACTTGCTCAAAAGCGAGCTGGCCTATTTACAGCGTCAGTGGTCTGACCTCGGGCGGCCGATGATGACACTGCTGCTGACCCATCGCATGTTGGCGTCAAGCGATGAGGAACCGGGCGATCGCGGTATGCTCGAGCCTTTTTTAGAACTGCTGCAGGAACTCAAAGCTGGTGAGTGCAACGGCGTGTGCGTTAAGCTCGGGCGCTTGCAGCAGCTACTCCTCACGGCCAGTAGCGAACGCATCGATAGTCTCAATAACATTCGGCTGGCCGACGCCGCGGTCAAGAACGCGCGACCGCGTCCGCAGCACCTACCCCATTGTCCTGAGCGCTGCGGACCGCTCAGCCACACTCAGGAATTTGCGCTGGAATGCGAAACCAATTTGAGCTTGCTGCTCTCTACCCTGCAGTCGTCGCCCAATCTTTACGAACAGGTGGAGTTGCTCCAGGCGTTGGTAAGACTGCAGGGTGTGAAGTTCGATACAGGCTTTGGCGGTCCCGAACGTCGGGTAACGGTGGCAATGCTGCTGGAAGAGGTATACGCCAAGGCCGGTTCCTCGGAGGTGACTGGGACGATTCACTGGTCGGTCGTGCGGCGCTGTGCTGGGTTGCTTGGCAAGATCGACATCGGTTTATCCGATGCGGTAACGGACATTCTCGTTCACGGCAAACAGATTGCCGTCGGGCGGTCGTACGATGAAGGGTCGGCAATTCATCAACCGATGTCGCGACAGGAAATTTACGATCGCATCTGCCAGTATTGTCGCGAGGACATCGGCGATCGCGTATTAACCCAAGAGATTTTGATCTACCTCAGCGCGATCGTGCGATCGGAGCCGAAGTTACTGGACGGCTTATTGATGTTGCGCGTCGGGTTTTTGATTTTGCTGCTGGCTAGCGAGTTGGGGCAGGAGCACGTCATTCCTCAAGATGACGCTTATAACTTGCTGATGAAACTACCGCCGAGTCAGATCCAGCGACGCTTGCGGCGGGTTTTAGAAAGCTACGACTCAACCTACGCGATGTTGCAGAAGCAGGAATCATTGCACGCGCGCACTCCCCTGGGCAGTATCGACGTCATCGTGCGATCCGTGGAGCCGGATGCAGAGGCGGAAAACACGACCGAAGGGTGGTTGCGCTGGCGGCAGTTAACCGGCGCGCTAAATCGAGTGCCGAAAGATTTCTATCCCAGCGTCTGGCAACTCCTAAAAGGCTGCCCGGGCATCGTCATCGGCGATAAGTTCGAGCGGCGCAACCGCCTCGAAAGCAAGCGGTTGCTTTCGGAGATGACGCCAGGCGAAAAGAACTTCGCGCTGCGCGTAGAGCATTTGCTTAACAAAATTGACTCGCCCGAGTACCGCCAAGTCACGATCGAGGCATTAGTAGAGCTGAGCGCCCTGTTCGAGCGCAATCCCGAGTTGCACATTGAGGAGTATCTGGTGCTGGACGTACTCGTCGGTCATGCGGTTCGTTTGGCGTGGCTGGACGAGCATCCCGGTCGCGAGGCGGACTATGACAGCGAGAAAGCGCTTGCCTGGCGTGCATTCTACGATAAGTCGCCCCGGGATTGCGCGCGTTATATTGCCGATGCCTTGCGCTATTTGGCGCAGCTCGCCGAACGATAA
- a CDS encoding chlorophyll a/b-binding protein, producing MEENRSSAKFGFTTEAENWNGRLAMIGFAAALVIELLSGQGVLHFWGLM from the coding sequence ATGGAAGAGAATCGTAGCAGTGCTAAGTTCGGTTTTACGACGGAGGCTGAAAACTGGAATGGTCGTTTGGCAATGATCGGTTTTGCGGCAGCCCTGGTTATCGAGCTGCTGAGCGGCCAAGGCGTTCTCCACTTCTGGGGTCTGATGTAA
- a CDS encoding type II toxin-antitoxin system CcdA family antitoxin, which translates to MDEKAVQPQRDKVELSVQLDSELFDQLKHLTSDPSRIVETALKQWLRGEGTREDELARTFRRNPPVPPRGEWND; encoded by the coding sequence ATGGACGAGAAGGCGGTACAGCCCCAGCGAGATAAGGTCGAACTTTCCGTGCAACTCGATTCAGAGCTGTTCGACCAGCTCAAGCACTTAACAAGCGACCCAAGCCGCATCGTGGAAACCGCGCTCAAGCAGTGGCTGAGAGGCGAGGGCACGCGCGAGGACGAACTCGCGCGCACGTTCCGCCGCAATCCACCCGTACCGCCGCGCGGGGAATGGAACGATTAA
- a CDS encoding DUF3386 domain-containing protein: protein MGEATATARELFRAAYENRYTWDENFPGYRAELTIRQGEETFSGQVLVGADLSVDVTGIDDEKVRESAYNQMRDIVTHRKRANFEQSHGKNEFSLGNTDSNGAVEILVSGDAMGSNYKVRDRQICQVSRVMGPMAFTINTADSLDTGAGYISTRYSAVFRNAKTDELKGKSDFDEAYARVGDYYLPVQQVVNSIDKGGQKTATEFAFSNLRLLEAAAV, encoded by the coding sequence ATGGGTGAGGCAACGGCAACGGCACGCGAACTGTTTCGCGCTGCCTACGAAAATCGCTATACCTGGGACGAGAACTTTCCGGGCTATCGTGCCGAGTTGACGATCCGACAGGGTGAAGAAACCTTCTCCGGGCAAGTGCTCGTAGGTGCGGATTTAAGTGTGGACGTAACAGGGATCGACGACGAGAAAGTTCGCGAGAGCGCTTACAACCAGATGCGCGACATCGTGACCCATCGCAAGCGCGCGAACTTCGAACAATCCCATGGCAAAAATGAGTTCTCCCTCGGCAATACTGACTCGAACGGCGCTGTGGAGATCTTAGTATCGGGTGATGCAATGGGCTCGAACTACAAAGTTCGCGATCGCCAGATCTGCCAAGTCAGCCGGGTAATGGGTCCGATGGCGTTTACGATTAACACTGCCGACAGCCTCGATACTGGCGCGGGCTACATTTCGACTCGCTACAGCGCAGTATTCCGCAACGCCAAGACCGACGAGCTGAAAGGCAAGAGCGATTTCGATGAAGCCTACGCGCGCGTGGGCGATTACTACCTCCCCGTGCAGCAAGTTGTGAATTCTATCGATAAGGGCGGTCAGAAGACCGCGACCGAGTTTGCCTTCTCAAACCTACGCTTGTTAGAAGCGGCTGCGGTTTAG
- a CDS encoding heavy-metal-associated domain-containing protein, whose product MTLTLNVPSIACEGCVTAIAQSIQAQDPSALVSGDPTAKTIRVETAVSEATIREAIAAAGHEVAS is encoded by the coding sequence ATGACTCTTACGCTCAACGTTCCCAGCATCGCTTGTGAAGGTTGCGTCACGGCGATCGCTCAGTCCATCCAAGCACAAGACCCAAGCGCGCTCGTTAGCGGCGATCCGACGGCAAAAACGATCCGCGTCGAGACCGCTGTCTCGGAAGCCACCATTCGCGAGGCAATCGCGGCGGCCGGCCACGAAGTCGCATCTTGA